Part of the Haliotis asinina isolate JCU_RB_2024 chromosome 8, JCU_Hal_asi_v2, whole genome shotgun sequence genome is shown below.
caCACACTGGACCTATCCTTACGAAACatgtattaaaaatattaatacGCATTCATATACATTTATGTATCTATATCAATAATTAAACAGTAAATATTAGACATTTGCTTACGTAATCCATTCAGTCGCCCATTAAGAATGTTGAAAACTTGCACTTTGATGAAGTAATATGACTTTTGGCTCAATATTTCATATACTGATAGTCAATTTCAACGAATTATTATTCTGGTGGCGAATGTTCAAAAAATGATACAGGACGTAGTACGTTTTGCTTTGTATAGTATCGCCCCTTGTCTGGAGTTAGAAATATAAAACCATGAAAAAAGGCCCAAAGGTCTATGAATTATGATTCTTACAGAAAACAGGAATTACGGTCCATAAATACGAACTATAGGTAACATGTTGCATGGCAATTCCCCATACGGACATGTGACACATTGATCTCTCGGTGTCATGTGCGAGACAGAATCAATATCACACATTTGTCGCCATCACGTCATGACTGACAGGAGCGGTTGTACATTTCGTGGAACTGTGACTGACAGTCATagacagatgaaatgtttgtgtcGAAACGAAGTTTTGTGTACCAGTCTGGTTATGGAGACAACCAGCTCAGTCACTTCCTCGGCGTTGCGTGCTAAACTTACTTCCGGACTGTCATCCGTCCGCTATCATCACGATGTCTCTTCGCAGAATAATAACAACGTACAGAGTAGGTGAGACGGTAAAAAACTTTATCAATCCCTCATTTAAGTGTCTTGCTTTGAAATTCAAGCCGATTAAAGGTGCGTACCAATTCTCCTCAATGAGTCGAactaaatttcacaatgtttacaCTGGAATGCAAAGTATTGTAAATGGCCCCATTTTGCCGCTTGCTGATTGGCTGACAGCAAGGTCGGTCGTGACGTCACAGAGGAGGTGTGGTTATATAGTTATAGACCACGCTATCCGTACAATCCATTCGCTCGTTGTTCATTGAGAGAGACACACGTTTATATCGCAGTCAGTAACAACAATGGGGAAGAGCAAAATGTACAGGTCCTTCGACAAAAGTAATATTAAGTGTGTGCTTGTTGGCGATACCACTGTTGGAAAGTCATGCCTGGCTCGGAGACTTGCCTCACACGGATTTAGCGAGGAATATACGCCAACCATGTTTGATAACTATGCTGGTGAGTCTCTACCGTTTTTCGTCTCTCTCGTTATAACGCGGTGCGTGTTCGCCAGCTGTTCTCGCTGATGCTCTACGATATTGGCGTTTATTTCGGGGATAACTTTCACTCTGGCTACATCTGTTACTAGGGAGTTTGAACATATTCTTTCTTCTAAGCACATTCTTTGAATATTTCCGGAGTTATCGACCTAGTACAAAGTGTTTTTTAGAGCTTGTCGCTTTATTGTTACCATTAGTTTTGAATAACCACAATGTTGTGCCTATTGTCAAAGACGCTTATTATCTAGGGCACCAAGGGAGtgttatgaaaatgaaattttgagACATATTAGTCATCAAGGAATGGATTAGCTCATAGTAAGACACTCATCCCGACGTGTATTTCTGACACAAACAGCGGTTTACATGGAAACCCAGTAAGAATATTTCAAATAACATTGTTTGACCTTTAAGTGGAGCAGGGGTAGCTTGGCGTGCCAAATCGCCTTCAGACAGTGCACACATGGAATCTGAATTATCAGCTTTGGTGTGAGAGACTAATATTCTTGAGGTTTTTTCACACAAAGAGATGAGAGCTCGTCTCGCTGCATGCCTCGGTTCCTGTATATTACAAgaacattttctgaattttgcaCCGCTTGCCATTTCATTGTGTAATCTGCACTTTCTATCGGAGCTAGGCTCTGCCGGGGATTTGGCACTTATACATATACACCTGACTCATTACGTCTATAGGTGGTAGCGGGGATGGTTTAGGGAGGGGGGGTCATAGTCTGAAAGGTCCCGCTTTGTTGTGTCGAGGTTAGAAGATTTGAGATGCATGCGGGATACGGAAGATGACTGCTTCCTGCTCCCAACACATTCAGTTTCATATTTCACTTTCAAACAAAGAATACATTCAATCGATGCACTTTCGCTTTCCCCGATGGACACATGTCCTCAAATTCGAGAGGAATTGACAGAAATATAATATTGGGATGTATACGTGTATTTGCCTGATCATGTTACTTTTGAAGTTGTTATAAATTTCGGGTACCCCCTCTCACACACAGAGATCTCACACCCCCAACAAAATTCAGTTCTCATCATTACTCCAAATAAAGGTCATTTAGACCTCTCCTTACTGAACCCATTTTTTGGACTCTCGACCCCCACCACGTGATTAATGATCCTAAAATAACACGACTCCACGTGAATTCCCCGACCCCTTCTGTTTCCCATAGCAAACGTTCCTCCCCGTCCTGAATCCCCTACAGCGGTCACTCGTTAGGGGTCCTGGGTCGCGACGGGGAGAGCCCGAGAACAGTTGGGATGGTGGCCTCTGGTGCAGGGAAGCCTGGTCATGTAGAGTAGTAATTTCCTCTAAATAGACTAACGTATGTAAACATTTCTTACCACAATCACAACAAAGTTACACTGCGCAGCAAGACCAGTAATTTAGCACAATGATTTTAGCTCAGTAGAACGCATTGTTCTTTCCACTATAAAATCATCATTGGatgaaaagaaatacatttaGAGTACATTAGAGTAAGGTACTCTAAAGTGAGATGTGTTTACATGTAACATTAATGGACGCacgaaaaaatagaaaaaatatcAGATTTCAATGTGAGGAAAATAGGCACAGATGAAACAAAAGCCAAAAAAACTTGAGCAAGTCAATTGAGATGTTGCGTTGGAGAGTAACTTATCTAATGAAATACGAACAGTAGTGTATTTCAATTTGGAGAAACGCTTCGTGTGAATGTGGGTTGGGGTGACCCATGAAGGTGTGCTTGGTAACGTAATTCCGCGGAGTTGGGagaggggtggggggggggttCACTGGGATAAGAAAGGAATGTCAGAATATTTTTTGTGCACAATCTTTTTCTATTCAAGCTTCTTGCCAAGGCCGGGAATATCGGTACTGAAAAACAGTCATAACACTGATTGTAGGAAGGGGAATGCAGAGATAGCGAAAATGTTTGTGTTCGTGGGGTAGATAGACTCGACTGTATTTTCTCTAGCTGAGTGGGGATAAAGTCCCCGTGATGTCGCGAATTTACTTTCAAGGTAAGCTGCTTTTCGGGGCATCTGCCAAAGAGAGCAGTGTCGTGGGACACATCGACCTGTCTGTGTCGACCCGAACGTACGCACTGATCTGTAATGTATGGCTGCAGGTTCGGAATTCGGTCATCTGTCGCCAAACTGTGACTTCCTACATGTTTACCGACTGAAACTAGGCATAAGTTATTGACACCTTATGAACTGTGATTTATGAATAAATAGGATTTAACATAACTGGATGTAATACTAATCTTTTCACCAATTTTCACGATGTTTCATTCGGAACCATCGTAGCGATGTCAAATTGTGCATGTATTGATAAATGACACTGTAAAGTCACAGTAAGTCACGAAATTTGGTTGTTCATTTTGTGATCTAACAAAGCGTCCATGATTGCAACGGTGTATACAGGAAAATAATCGAGATTAATTGACTCGCTCACGTAATTAGTCAGAAAGACTCGTCGGACAGTTGCCGGAGGGAATATTTGCTATAGTGGTCAAAGTAATACGCGGTGACCATTGTTACGTCACCGCCCTATTGTCCTGCTTTTTCGGACTTAATCAGTAACGGTGATTTGTGACGTCTGTCGTCTCGTAGGCGACAGCTGAAAGAGAGTTCATCAACCTCCAAGGTAACAGAAAAAACAGCCGTGAAAATTTGGCATCGTTGAAGGGGTAATCGTTGATGCCCCGAGTTACTTTGTGACAGATTGAACTATGTCGTGTTGTTAGCAACGGATCGCTAAACCCTCAGTATGTAGTGCCACGCTCTCGCGTGTCTATTGTTAAGTGATGATGTTCTTAACTTGTCAATATCACTTCGTGACTCCGGTGACTTTTAGGATCGTTACCGAATCCGCTTAATCAGCATGAACAACACAGGTGCTCATTGCATGTATGTTTTAATGCCGCACGTCAATAACGCGGCCTCGGGTCGCCGGAGGGGAATGTAACACAGGTGCGTGGACTTTCTAGCATTTTGTTGACGCGTGTTGAAATCGCCTAGGGGATACATGGTCAATCAGACGTCAATCAGTCTCGATGGTATGTACACTGCACAATGATTTGATTGACATCGACACCTTTTGTTCAAAATCAACGTGATAATGACATTAAGTAAATCTTACCATCACATACCTGTTTGACAATCATTTCTTATGTATTGGCTTTGATTTAGTTACACCTGAACGTGATAATTGGCATAAAGTGTATAATTGTTTTTAAGACGGGCTATATAAGGCAGAAAAAACATAACCATGGCACCTTTTGTTCTAGTAGAGCGTGATGTAACTTAAAGTAAATATTTGCGTCGCATATTTGTTTGACAATGATTTCTTATGAATTCGAGTTTAAAGTGATGATTGGCAAAAAAATATATAGATTATTTTCTTAAAAGCGACTTTTACACGGAATCACATGAaaaacacatgctcatgatagGAGGGCAttttcagataaaattgaatggaaTTAAACAGTAGGCCGGGGGATTCTCAATGACAGTGTTCgctatgttgtttgttgttctaGCTAATGCTTCATGTTAAAGATGCGAGGACAAGTGTTCTCAGACAAATTCTCCTGTCTAAACCAAACACGGCCTATAGCTTTGTTTATTGACCATGACGCTTGATAAACATTACTTCACGAGCAAATCCCCGAACCCCACCTGAAGCAACATATTCGCATAATACCGCATCACACCTACTAGTCTTCCCATAAAGCTATCATATGTGAAACCGATCATGCAACTCTGTGTAACCGAATCTCACCATCACGCCATCCTTAACGCGCTGTTAGCGGGCCTTTCCACGTAACTGGTTTTACGTTCATTCGCGAACAGGGTTCTGTAGGAAATAGCCAAGTAGATTCAGCAGATATAACCTAAGTTGGTTTTCATCGGAATCAATCAGTTATACATACCTACTATTATCGTAATTTCGTTTATTTTTCTTCCAGCTACCACCACAGTCGATGGAAAGCCCTACGTCCTGAGTATATTCGACACTGCCGGCCAGGTATGTAAAACAGAAACGGATTATATTTTCTTATTCCTGAAAGATTAGTCAGTGTAAGAAACATTTCCTGTCATGGCGGAAACGAAATATGAGAATATGTGTTTAAGGAAGAGATTTTTGGTGTGTTTTTAATAAGCAGTTATTAATTTCTAAGAAATGATAACCTTATAAACATGAATATAGAAAGGGATCTGTGATATATTATGTAGTAATTAATGTATCGTCATTTGGAACTTCAGGgcaaattttattcagaaatagaGCAGTGTGCTCATGAGTTGTCCTGGTGATGTGAAACTTGAGAGGGTTCGTCAAAGTCGTTATTTCAGTTGTATATTGAAATAGAGTaagtattttcatatatttaagTATCTGTGCATTTTAATCGTTctaattgttttattttgaattttagGAGGAGTTTGACCGTCTCCGAGCGCTGGCTTACATGAATTGCGACGTTTTCATGATCTGTTTCTCCGTCGCAAATCCCGACTCGATCAAGAGCGTGCTTCAGACGTGGGTACCGGAAGTGACGCATTATGCGCCGGACAGTCAGCTCATTCTTGTTGGCACGCAAGTTGACATGCGCGACGAAGCCGAGAACAAAAAGGACTACAACCCGCACCTCTTCATCCAAACAAAGGAAGGACTTCAGATGGCTTCCAAGATAGGAGCGGAGTACGTGGAATGTTCAGCTCTGACAGAAGCAGGTACGCCACGGTTGAAAGAAGTTGCCGTCGACTCGGGCCTCAGATCACATCGACCCAAGGACGATACCTGTTGCGCCACCTGTGAAATCAtttgagttgtctccccttaacGTTGGGTCAAATCAGCAAGGATCGTCGTCCTTTGTCAACATGAAGGGTTGTCCTTTATACGTGCTGATCAGATAGCAATGTGTCCTCGTGCTGGGGATTAGCGTCTGTCCGGGATCAACAGCACCAGACGTCATCAGTAACGTCATCAGTGACGTCATACCTCACGCAACCTGTGCAATACTCGAGTGTGTAACTGGTCACATTAGTCAGCGCAGTCGTAATCGGGTATTAGTGTCACAACTATTGTATTGTCAGTGCAATCATGTGATATATGACAGTATTCCAGTCAAGCAGTATTATGTCCTTGACAGCGAACATTCGTTCTGGAGGAAAATCTCAAAGTGTCAAGTGCAAAGCGGAACCGGGTGCAGAAAGACAATGCATACGATATAGTCACGTGGTGTATTTGTCCACAAAGGGTCGACTTCCGTATCGCATGGAGACAATGCATAGGAGAGATCACGCCTGAATGTCCTGAATGAATTGAATGAATGATGAACGCTGAGAACAAACATTTTATGTATATCAGTCTATTTAAGAAGCCATGaagattgttttgttgttgtttgcttaGAGATATGTTTTGCTTGATATTTATTTTCACCATGacatgatatttttgtaaaatcaaAGATTCCATATTTTTGTAAAAGAATAaactaaaataaaatacaaaagacATTTGCTGCTAATTTATGTGATCATTATTAGTTCGTTAAAATAACCCTACTCTAGAAAGGAAGCAGAGAGTAAGAACATCCGAAAAGGCGATCCCATAGGTGGTTAGTAACCATCATTATGTTTTTTAAGTCTGGCGTTTATTTCTGTTGCCTAGCAACGGCAGCTTAGCTGGCTGCTAACTATTCAAGCGGTCACTAAGTGCCTGAGAGCTAGGTGTGTTTTCTCTACCGTGCTGCTGGCGACGTAGGGCGCCTCTCGAGGCGGCTTCGCCGGTAACCTTCTGATGTTGCTAGCTTGTAGGGTTACACCTCTACACAGGTGCTTTAAGCGTCCATCTCATGAAGTAAATGATAACCTCTGCACATGTGGGGATGTGGGGATGTGGTATTGTTATTGCTAGCATTTTTTGCAGACATCACTTCCTGAAGAGGGATTTCCAGATTAAAACAACTACATGTAAATTGGGCGAATTGAAGTCAGAGAAAGTGACTCACGTcgataaaaatacaaataattatAACCTATGATCTGTCCATTATGCTATATTTACACATTCAGCATGACTTTTCCAAATGCTCTACAGTATCAAGACCTCGGTCAGTGGATCAACGTGCAATGTGTTTTATCACCAGATAAGGAACAGACAACGGAAGATGCTTGTGAGACGCAAGGTCAACCATTatatcgggtacccattttctgctcaGCAAATTTAAAGACTTTTCGAACAAAACCATTCTGCTAAAGAGACGTTCGATTAAATACACGTGTATCGAACTTCTACATCCAAGGGCAAGAATCTGATAGATAATTGTTACCAAATTTGTGCAAAACAACGTTTCATGACACGAAGTACACATCGTAAGTCGGACATTTAGTTCCAGAAAGTTATCTCATTGTAGATATACGTATcatcaaaatcaatcaaaagGATCCCGAAATACTTCGTAATTTGGAGCTTAGACAACCCGGACTTTCCCTAAGCAATCTTGACTCAAGTTTAGCTCACATGATTAATGTTATAGCATCTGATAAACGGACAAAGTAACACAATAGACGCAAGCAACACGCTGGatgaggtggggtagcctactggttaaagcattcgctcgtcatgtcgagaaagggttcgattctccacatgggtacaatgtgtgaggcccatctACTGCAGTCCCCAGCCGCGATAGTACAGGAATATTGCAAACGGTggttaaaaccatactcgctcactccaACATTATTGCTGGTGAAACTTCACAGGAttcttgtatttgttttgtgcaGCATGCATGCAATAATTACTAGTTGGTAATACACTGCCACGTCTATTTAGCTAGCTGTCCCCTTAGTAGAGGTGTATTGCCCAACAAGGATTGCGTGTACATCCAATCCACGAGTGTATGTCGTGTCACATCACTACACTcagtgttttacgccgcactctgcaatattccagctgtaaggcggcggtctgtaaatgatcgagtcaggggcagacaatccagtgaccaacagcatgagcatcgatctgcccgactgggaaccgatgaccaaCACCACTACAGATAGACTGTCCTGGAACCGACGTTCAGTTTGTGTGGGTTTTATAGAATGAGGGGAACATCATGTCAAAGTTAAAGATATGTATCGTACTTAAGGCCTCCGGTCCATATACAAGTATTGCAAGTATATATACAGCTTATATTACATACATTTTACGAAAGACATTACAGTTCACATACAATATTACTTCCAAGGATAACAGTATGTTTCACATACAGCGCTAGATTGCGTATGACATTTCCAGTTTTGGAGGACAGAATGTAAACAAAGGCAGTTGAAGGATATTTTAACAGGTAATTATTTGGGATAATTATTTTATTCTAGTAGAGTAATTAAACAGCTTACATCACGAGGGCAGCTTATTTAATACGCGTGTAATGTATTAGGCATGATAAGaattataattttattttttttattgaaataGAAATAAATGCTCCTGGGTCAGTTACTCAATTATGTTAATAAACCAGTTGCAAGAACAATGGACATAACTTTCCCTTGTGGATCAATTATAGTGTGTGTATTGTGGACATTTGCCATACTGCCAGGATGTCGTGTCTCAAATGACATCCTCATCTTGTCAGCTTGAAGACGGGGTAGACCTCATCAGTCATATCAACGAGGCAGCGGTCTCGGATCAGAGGCTCCGTACCCTGCCATCCCACCACGAGGCTTGGGAATTATATGGCCGAGAGAGGTGAACCACCTGTCGCCATCAAATTACTCTCATTGGCATATCCCGCACGTGTGACAGATGACGTAATTGTTCATCCGCCCACAGTTGTTAAGTACTCTTGACTGCAACCATACCTCTGGTCAGTGACAGTTATTGTCTTCCAGAGGCTTAGCTGAAACCATGTCCAGGTGGATTAAGTTGAACTCActgcaatatattccaaatacaATAATTTTCTGTGTAATTTAGTGGAAAGTGATTCATTAGAAAGCATGCGCAAAGTTGTCATGTACTCCGCGCCGcgttagactaacgcttagttcCCGACAATACATCATTTCGATAGTAGCAAATGAACCCGTCTAAATCGGGGTTAGGCATCATGGAAAATTAGGTATAACTATAGATTAAGATGGAGTTGTAATATGTTACCAAATGCGGCAGAAATATGTTGTGTAGTAAGGAAGACCAGTACATAACATCTATCTACATCGACTGGTATATGTCGGGTAGTAAAGGAGCGTGGTGCAGAGAAGCTATCTCAACCGACATACGTCGCATAGTAAAGACGAGCAGTGCATAACAACTATCTATGCAACTGGAGTATACTGGATAGTATAGAAGAGCAGGATGTAGAAACTATCTATATGTCGAATGGCATATGTTCAATAGCATGGGAGAAAATAATAGAGACACTATCTTTATGTCGAGAGGCAAATGTTCAATAGTGTAGGAGAGCAGAACACAGAAACTATCTATATGTCGAGAGGCATGTGGTCAATGGTACAGGAGAGCAGAACATGAAAGGTTTCTATATGTCGAATGGCATATGTTCAGTAGTATAGTAGAGCAGAACATAGAAACTAACTATATGTCTGGTGGCATATGTTGGAGAGCAGAACAcagaaactatatatatgtatgtcgaCTAGCATATGCTGTGCAGTGTAGGAGACCAGAACATGTAGCAACTATCTATATGTCGAATAGCATATATCTGGAAGCAAAAGAGGCCAAACCATAAAACGTATATGTGGTGGCCATATTATATGTCGTAGTTATGTTATGACCGACATATCAGCGACCTATGGCGACCAGAAGATATCAACTGATATCATACAGGATAGTGACTGATGGTACTGGGTGGTTGGGTAATGCTGGACAGGGTGAGCTGAATGtatgttcaaatgattcactgcAATTCACGGATCCCTAGGCTCACTTCTTTTCAGGCGGATGTCCGATCAATCCATTTTCTCACGCACACATGTCCACAGAGCAAAAATGACTAATTAAATCCTGTTTAATCATAGTCATAACACCATATTCGGATATAACGTAAGTAGCATCACTGCATGTATCAATGAAAGGTTTAATCATTCATGAAGTTCCCCGAACTGCCCACCAGGCAGTGAAATCCCACTAACTAACCCATTTATAAATAGGTTGCATTTTGGATTGTCTTTGTTCTCAGCTGCCACATATAACACTGAACTCTCTTCCGCATTGTGTATTTCCTTGCATAATTGTCAGCCCATTCAGTTTTCAGCCAGTCGACTGAGCCCACCAAAATTAGGTCTAATTATCAAAAGAACTATTGAGTCATAGTGATGTCACAACGAGAGGGTCCTGCTTGGGCATCTGCCGACTGTGAAATCCGAGTTAATGCAAAAATCAATCTTACAGTGCGGACGGGAGGGTTTATAAGCCACGATGTCTTGCTTCAGGAAGCACGGCTCACCCCTCTCTCCCCTGACCTGCTGTGGGTGGGTCTTCATTCAACTTGCCATCCTTGCATGGGCACATGGCGACTCTGGGCCGTCGAAATATTTAGTCAGTGTCAGATATAGATTGTGATAGCTTTTTGTCATAATCAAAGTGAACATGTAGATCATCGAATGTCGTAAGAGAATATGTTCTAAATAACTGGATAGTGTGTGCTTGTATCATTCAGGCACTGGAGTAACTTATACTCAACGCGAGTGTACATTTAAACCTCCAGTAATAAATGTAGATTATTGAATGACTTGAGAGATATTATTGAACGACTTTATAATTCAGACGCGAGTCTGGTTTGTAGTCAAAGTGGGTTTACGTTTAGACCAACTGGAACAATTGTCGTgagaaaatatttataataactGAATAGTATATGCTTGCATTATTCAGACACTAGGCTGACTTATGGTTAAAGCAAGTGTACTTGTAGACCGCTAGTAAAAACGGTAGACAGCTGAATGTCGTGAGAGAATAcatagagtgaatgagtttagttttacgccgcacacagcaatattccagctatataacgacggcctgtaaatattccagtcaggaccagacaatccagtgatcaacaacatgagcatcgatctgcgcaattgggaaccgatgacatgtgtcaaccaagtcagcgagcctgacaacccgatcccgttagtcgccatttatgacaagcacagtcgccttttatggcaagcatgggttgagaATACATAGAATAATTGGACAGTGTATGATCAGGCAATAGACCGACTTGTAGTCACAGTGGGTGTGCATTTTAACCTCTGTTGATAAATGTAGATTACTAAATGTCGTGAGAGATTGTCCATAATGACTGGACAATGCATATATGCTTGTATAATGCAGACACTAGACTGACCACAccgaaacattaacctattcagacaatggccTACTCGTCTCGTGtggaagtgaaaatagacaccacaaacaacccCGGTTACACGTAATTCCAATACCTTGTTTCATATGAAAATGGTATTCGGaaatgaattttaaatttaaactttaataacacggTATTGGTATATTTAATGTGGAGGTTTAGGCGGCATGCCTTAACTAAGGAATCACAGGCTGCCCCtgttgatgaggtcgtaaaatgattcacaatgcagcTGGCTTACTGTTTACAACTGTTAtgtctttgtttttttcagttctgtAACGCAAAATGAGACTGATATATAATCAATTCCGTACCAGGCAGCCAAACATTTCCaacggcagagcctcgtttagACATTTCCAAGTTTCCATTtgtcagagcacgctgtacgacagtgCTCGCTGTgggacgtgtttgcaaggatgaAAAGGAGTGTACTGTTGCAAAATACAAGTACTTAGACATATCAAATCATGCTTATTAATacttatgcatccagttaaatgggTTAGTGTAAGGATTCTGGTCTGGTTATTTGTACTCAGTTGtacaataggacggaacccagtaaatATGAAACGAGCCTGTTCTGcagtcaatgttttgacttgtatAGTCGAAGTGAGTGTACGTTTAGACCGCTAGTGAAAATGCACATTACTGAATGTCGCGAGAGAACATGTATAGTGCTTGGTCAATGCATGCTTGCACGAATCGAGTATTAGATGAATTATAGCCTATGATATCTTTTGTAATACACT
Proteins encoded:
- the LOC137293636 gene encoding cdc42 homolog, giving the protein MGKSKMYRSFDKSNIKCVLVGDTTVGKSCLARRLASHGFSEEYTPTMFDNYAATTTVDGKPYVLSIFDTAGQEEFDRLRALAYMNCDVFMICFSVANPDSIKSVLQTWVPEVTHYAPDSQLILVGTQVDMRDEAENKKDYNPHLFIQTKEGLQMASKIGAEYVECSALTEAGTPRLKEVAVDSGLRSHRPKDDTCCATCEII